In Acidobacteriota bacterium, the sequence TCTGGAATAGAAATTCCTGGAACTTCGTTATGCAGAAATTCAGCATGTTTAGAGGTCCTTAAAGGAAGAATCCCTAAAATAATCGGAACCTTAAATTTTTCTATACAACTTATAAACTTCTCAAACACTTTTTCATCATATTGAGGTTGCGTAAGGGCAAAATCTGCACCTGCTTCAACCTTCTCTTCAAATCGTCTTATCTCAGCATCTATTGATGGAGAAGAAGGATTCACGGCAACCCCGACAAAGAAGGAAGTGGGGTTTCCAATTGAATTTCCTCCAAGATCCTTTCCCTGATTCAATCCTTTTATAAGCTTTATCAATCCAATTGTATCTATATCGAAAACAGAAGTTGCTTTTGGAAAATCACCAATTTCAGCAGGATCACCCCTTAAAGCTAAAATTGCTCTTATCCCAAGGGCAGATGCTCCAAGAAGCTCTGATTGAATACCCAGAAGGTTTCTATCCCTGCACGTAAAATGAAGAATTGCTTCGATGCCCGTTTTTTCTTGAAGGAGATGGGCTAATGCAATGGAGCTCATTCTCATTCTTGCCATTGGATTATCAGCAATGTTTACAGCATCTATTCCAATCTTAGAAAGACTTTCTGTTCCACGAAGCATCTTTGAGTAATCAAGCCCTTTAGGCGGGTCTATCTCGACAGTATAAACTATTTCTTTTCCCAGCTTTTCTTTTAGTCTTGAATATACTATCTTCTGTTCTAATTTCTCCTCTTTCTCCTCAATAACTTCTACATAAACTCTTCCCTTTCTTTTTCGCGGAGTTTGATTGAGTACTACTTCAGCCATTGCTTTTGTATGCTCAGGAGTAGTTCCACAGCAACTGCCTATAATATTAGCTCCGCTCTCAAGGAATAAGGAAGCATATTCTTTAAAATAAAAGGATGAAGAAAGGTATACTGTCTTACCTTTTAAAATGGTTGGATAACCAGCATTCGGCATTATCGAAAAAAGATTTTCTGATTTTTCAAGATATGGAGTAATTATCTCAAAAGATTCTTTGGGCCCAATTGTGCAGTTCACTCCTACCCCATCTGCTCCAAGAGACTTCAGCTCATCCAGAGAGTTAATTAAATCATCTCCAAACTTTGTTTTTCCATCCCCTGTAAAAGTCATCTGAACAATCACAGGAATATCCCTTATGCTCTTAGCAGCAAGAAGTGCTGCTCTTGCCTCTAATA encodes:
- a CDS encoding bifunctional homocysteine S-methyltransferase/methylenetetrahydrofolate reductase, encoding MKKELIQILKEKVLLADGAMGTYLLQKGLSPEDSREFQNIINPDLVFSIHKEYINSGAEIIETNTFAANSIKLRKFNLENRIKEINEEGVLIARKAAGENVFVGGSVGPLGVLLRPYGIFSFNDLVKMFKEQMIYLIDAGVDFLIIETISSLLEARAALLAAKSIRDIPVIVQMTFTGDGKTKFGDDLINSLDELKSLGADGVGVNCTIGPKESFEIITPYLEKSENLFSIMPNAGYPTILKGKTVYLSSSFYFKEYASLFLESGANIIGSCCGTTPEHTKAMAEVVLNQTPRKRKGRVYVEVIEEKEEKLEQKIVYSRLKEKLGKEIVYTVEIDPPKGLDYSKMLRGTESLSKIGIDAVNIADNPMARMRMSSIALAHLLQEKTGIEAILHFTCRDRNLLGIQSELLGASALGIRAILALRGDPAEIGDFPKATSVFDIDTIGLIKLIKGLNQGKDLGGNSIGNPTSFFVGVAVNPSSPSIDAEIRRFEEKVEAGADFALTQPQYDEKVFEKFISCIEKFKVPIILGILPLRTSKHAEFLHNEVPGISIPERIREKLRKTPDEKQPEVGKEIISEFIKNVKGMISGFYFMPPFENFNLIAELIEKIKSSG